TAACCGCCCAATGACAGCATCGGCGGTAACTACGTCAAGAATGTTCAGGCCTTCCACCACACAACTTACCGATGTGTTGTGAGACCCGTCTTCGCCCTTGATACCACTGATGTGGGTGCGAGCTGAACGATAAGAGATCAAATTGTTAAGATTGTAACTACCTGCTTCTGCAGAGGCTGCGCCTCCGACAACAGGGAGAGAGGTCGCGGCATGGCTGCCTAATTCTGCCTGATAAGGTTGCGTGATCCTGCCACCGATTGCGAAACCATGCGCGTTGAAAAGAAAAACCTTTCCACTCATACCGAACGCTCCATTCTTTGGGGTGTCAAAGTGCTTACAAGAGGATGGTGTCATGAAACGATGATTCGTGACACCGCCGACGCCTTAATGAATGAATTCTGCGTTCATGGCCGGTTTTCTCGTAGAGGCTATCGTCACCATTCTTCAATAGCAGAGTATCGCCTCTCGCAGAAATGGCAGCTGCAAAAAAATGCAGAGCCATGACGTCATTTGAACCCTTCGCCTGCGCAATTCTTATATCGAGCTGCGACTCCAGTCACCAGTGATTTCAATAACTCATTAACGTCGATTTCATGGGCCAAGGATGCACTCTGTCCTGCCCAAAGGGCCAGCAAATCTGCCCGCCCGGCCTTTTGTGCCGGGATCGCCAGATTACGCATCAAGGCTCTCTGCAGCGGATAGGGCAGAATCTCTGTGCCGGGCTGGTTCATGACATCAAGTAAATTGTTCTTGATCCCGCGAGCCAATCTTCCCGTAAACCCGCGCGTGAGTGCTGTCGGTCGAGCCTTACCCGTAAGAATCGCTTCGCGATGCAGCGGGTGAGCGCCAGAGTCTTCCGTCGCCAGAAATACGGTTCCCATCTGAACGCCCTCAGCGCCGAGCGCAAGAGCGGCAATGATTCCACGTGCGTCTGCAATCCCACCTGCTGCTACTACGGGAATAGAGACCGCATCCACAGTCTGCGGCACGAGAGATATGGTGCCTGTCAGCGAATCTTCTGAGCTTTGCTGGAAGGAGCCTCGATGTCCTCCGGCCTCAAAGCCCGATGCGACGACGATATCGACTCCAGCTTGCTCCAATGCTGTCGCTTCGTCCACAGTTGTGGCCGTGCCGAGGGTCACCATCCCCTGTCTCTTGGCCTCTTCGAGGATCTCCGCCGGAGGAATGCCATAGATAAAAGAGAACGCCGGCACCTTTGCGTCTAGAAGGATGCGAGCTTGTGCCTCGAAGCGAATTGGCTTGTAAGGACTATGGCTAGGTTGTGAACCTCCGACTTCAGAGATATACGGAGCCAGATGCGACGCAGCCCTTTGAAAGGCGGCCGCATCCGAGGTGCGTGCTCCATCGTCCTCCATCGAGACCCAGAGATTCATCGCAAATGGCTTCACCGTGAGCGAGCGAATCTCTGCGATAATGTCGCTGATTGCGCCGCGCTCGAGCCCATGAGCACCAAATGAGCCAAGCCCGCCGAAGTTTGAAACGGCTGCAGCTAATCTCTGCGAAGAGAAGCCGCCAAGCGGACCTTGGATGATCGGATACTCAATGCCGAGAATCTCTGCAACGCGCGTCTGATTCCATGCTTTACCCATACACCTGCTCCCCGTTGAACTCTTCGCCGAAGTGGTCGGTCACTTTCGTTCCGTACCGACGACATACCAGCTTCTCATGGGCTAGCCCTTGACCTCGAAGATGACCTCCAATTCCACAGGCAGACCAAGCGGAAGGCTGGCGACACCGATCACGAGACGGACAGGTAGGTTTTCTGTACCGAATACATCTCGAAACAGATCCGAAGCACCATCGGCGACACGCGGCTGATCGAAGAAATCGCCTAATGTCGCCATGAAGATGCCCTATCCGAACGACGCGTGTCACACGATCAAGAGAACCGAGGTGTCACATCGGATTCTGTGTATCGTGGTGAAGATTTGCAGGAGGCTTGATACTTTGGTATTGTCCCGTGTGCCCTTCGTATTCCTACGAGAGTCCAGGCGACCTCCTTCATGGAACACTGTATCGGCATAGGACAACTACGGGCGGCATCGGTCACAATTTACCTCAGGAAGCTCCCGAGGCCTTTGCCAAAGCCATCATTGACGTTGATGCTTTCTACTCCCAGCCCTGCAAACCCACTACGGAGCTTGATGCCATATTGCGTTCAACAACCGAGTGTTCCGCGCTTCAGTGCCCGCTCCTTCATCATGACAAAGAAGACAGGCACCAGAATCAGAACGTGGATCGTCGAGGTAATCATGCCCCCGACGATTGGTGCAGCAATCGGCTTCATTACGTCGGAGCCGATGCCGGACTCCCAGAGGATCGGGACCAGGCTGGCAAGGACTGCGCAGACCGTCATCAGCTTTGGACGCAGGCGGTGCACTGCTCCCTCGATTGCGGCTTCTTCCACGTCTGCAGCCGTCAACGGTCTTCCCGATTGCTGCCTGCGCTCAAGCGATTCGTGGAGGTAGACCACCATGACCACTCCGGTTTCCACCGCAATTCCAAACAGTGCGATGTAACCCACTGCAACCGCGACGCTGAAGTTGTACTTCAGCAGCCATTGCAGTAGTAGACCGCCGCTCACTGCGTAGATTGTCGGAAAGATGAGCACAAGTGCTTCGCTGACCGAGTGAAACACAAGATACAGCAAGAGGAAGATCACAACAAACACAATCGGAAGAATGAGCTGCAGACGTCGTTTGGCGCGTAGCTCCAGTTCATACTCCCCCGACCATTGGAAAGAATAGTTAGCGGGCAGGACGAGCTTGTCATGCAAGAACCTGTCCGCCTTGGCGACGAAGCCGCCGTAGTCCGTGTTCTTAAGATCGACGTAGATGTAGCCCGTGAGCGCGCCGTCTTCGTCCCGAATCATCGCGGGACCACGGCTGAAGGAAATGCGCGCCACCTGCCCCAACGGGATCTGTGCGCCGGAGGGAGTTGCGATCAGAACCCCGCGCATCTTGTCGATGTTGTCGCGGAAGTCGCGTTGATAGCGCACCGTGACTGGATACCGTTCGCGGCCCTCGATGTTCTCCACTATGTTCTGGCCGCCAATGCCCGAGGCAACTGCGGTCTGAATGTCGGCCACGGTAAGACCGTAGCGCGCAGTCTCTGGCCGGTTGACCTCAACATTGACGTAGAAACCTTGCGCGACCTTTTCCGCAAAGACCGACCGCGTCTCTGGCAGGCCGGAGAGAAGATGTTGTATCTGCGAAGCGAGTTGCTGAATGCCATCCACATTCGGTCCCTGCACCTTCAAACCCAGCGGGGTCTTGATGCCGGTCAATTCCATGTCCAGACGGTTCTCAACGGGCATCGTCCAGGTGTTCGAGAGTCCGGGAAATTGGAGTTTATCGTCCATCTCCTGAATGAGCTTTTCGTAAGTCATCCCTGCCGCCCACTGCTCTCGCGGTTTGAGCATGACCGTGGTGTCGTACATATCGAGCGGAGCATTATCGGTTGCGCTGTCGGAACGGCCAACCGCTCCGAATACGCTCGCTACCTCTGGGAAGCTACGAAGAATCCTGTCCTGTTGCTGGAGCAGAACCTTCGCTTGCTCAATCGAAATGCCTGGAAGTGCTGTTGGCATATACAAGACGGAGCCTTCAAAAAGCGGCGGCATGAACTGGCTGCCCAACTTGGTTGCCAATGGAAATGTGACGATAAGGAAGCCCAGATTGGCTGCGATAGTGAGCCAGCGGTGGCGCAGGCACCAGCGAAGGATGGGCAGATAGATCGCTTGAGTAATGCGCGAGATGGGGTTTACTCGTTCTGGACGAAGCCTCCCACGGATGAGCATCACCATCAGCACGGGAACCAGGGTAATGGCGAGAATGGATGACGAGCCTACCGCGAGTGTCTTCGTCCACGCCAGAGGACGGAACATCCGTCCTTCCTGTGCTTCGAGCAGGAAGACCGGCAGGAAGGAGACGACAATAATCAAGAGCGAGAAGAACAATGCGGGCCCGACTTGTTTGGCTGCGTTGATGAGGATCGTTCTTCGCTCTGATTCCGAAACCGGCTCCGCACCTTGTTCCTGACGCTCGGAGAGATGACGATAGCCGTTTTCGACCATCACAATCGAGGCATCGACGAGCACACCAATCGCCAGCGCGATGCCGCCAAGCGACATAATGTTAGAGGTTACCCCAAGCCAGTACATCGGAATGAAGGAGACCAACACCGCGATAGGTAAAGCCAGGATGGCAATCAACGCAGACCGGAAGTGGAAGAGGAAAACGAAGATGACGACGCTAACGATGAGAGCCTCTTCCAGCAGATCACGTTGCAGTGTCTTGATCGAGGCATCAATCAGGCCGGAACGGTCATATCCCGGCATGATGACGACGCCTGCGGGTAGAGATGGCGCGATCTCACTGAGCTTCTGTTTGACGCCGTTGATGACGTTCAGCGCGTTCATGCCCTGGCGCATGACGATAATGCCGCCGACGGTCTCGCCTCCACCATTCCACTCAGCAACCCCTTCGCGGATGTCTGGACCGAAGCTCACAGTTCCCAGGTCGCGCAGCAGGATCGGCGTTCCATTTTTGCTGCCAACAGCAACGGTTGCCAGATCGTCCAACGAACGCAGGTAGCCCAGGCCGCGAATCATATACTCCGCGCCGCTCAGATCGAGTACACGTCCGCCAACTTCATTCGTGCTGGTCTTTACCCGATCGATCACCGTGGAGAGCGGAATGCTATAAGCAAGCAGCTTGTTGGGATCGAGCTGAACCTGATACTGGCGCACGAAGCCGCCGATGCTGGCGACCTCCGCGACGCCGGGAACGGTTTCGAGAGCATAGCGCAAACGCCAGTCCTGCAAACTGCGCAGGTCGGAAAGGCTATGCTTGCCGCTCTTATCTAAGATGACATACTCGTAGACCCAGCCAGCACCTGTCGCATCGGGACCAATGGAAGGGTGCACGTTCTCTGGCAGCCGTCCGCTGATCTGTTGCAGGTATTCGATGACGCGGGAGCGCGCCCAATAGAGATCGGTGCCGTCCTGAAAGACAACATAGACGTAAGAGTCTCCTAACATGGTCTGCGCACGAACTGCTTTGACGTGTGGCGCCGCCAGGAGGCTGGTCACAATTGGGTACGTCACCTGGTCTTCGATGACATCAGGAGGCTGGCCCATCCAGTTCGTATGAACGATAACCTGCACATCGGAAATATCCGGAAGGGCGTCCAGCGGAATGTGCTGCAACGACCAGATGCCTGCGAGTGTCAGCATCAGAACAGCCGTAAAAACAAGGAAGCGATTGCGCGCGCAGGTTTCGATAATCTTCGATAGCATCACATGCCTCCAGTCACGTTCACGTGCAGTTGTTTCGTGGCGATGGGCTTTCCGTTCTTCTGGGCCGTGATGGTCACCAGCCATGTACCGCCAGAATCGAGCGTGCTACCGCCTTCATAGAGGCCGTTGCCTTTTTCTGCAAGGGTGGCAGAGGTGTTCATCGGCGCCATGCCCATCGCAGGCATCGCGGCCATATAGAACGTGACTGTGACGGATGCACCAGTGAACGGCGTGTTTCCCGGCCCGGTCAGCCGCACGCGGAAGATATTGTTTCCTCTGTTCAGCGGGTTCGGATCCGTGGTGAAGTCAATGTTGGCCTGTGCCACGGAAGGAGCATTTGCCGAGGAACTGTTGGCGCCCGCGCCTGGTGGAGGTGGAACAAATGAACCTGCTGCCGCCTGTAACTGGCTCTCCGAATCGATGAGGAAGTTCGCGGAGGTAACAATCGATTGATTTGCTCCCAATCCTCTTAGAACGACGAAATTGTCCCCGACGCGAAGACCAACTGCTATCTCCTTGGGCTCAAGATTGCCATTGCCGTGGTTCAGAAAGACAATCTGCCGCGTACCAGATTCGAAAACCGCCGAAGCGGGCACGACGAGCTGGCGACCCAGGCTGCTTTTCACCTCAACATTGACGAACATGCCGGGCTTCAGCTTGAGGCCGGGATTGGCAATCGCCAGACGCACTCGCACCGTGCGCGTTGCCATGTCCACTTGCGGCAGAATCTCTTCGATCTGGCCTGTGAATGTGCGGCCTGGATACGAGTCCACCGTGATGGAAGCAGCGTCGCCCTGCTTGAGCCGTCCGATGTCGTCCTGAAAGATCTGCGCGTTAACCCAAACACGCGAGAGATCCGCAACCGTGTACAACCGCGTTGATGGCTCAACGTAGAGATTGGGCAGAGCGTTGCGCTCCGTAATAAACCCCGAAACCGGCGAGTAGATGGTGAGATCCGTGACTGGCTTACCTGTCTCCTTCAATTTGGCGAGCTCACTTGCAGGAACATCCCACTGCGCTAAACGGTGCTCGGCAGCCTCAGAAAGTGTGTTTGCGCCCGCGGCTACGCCATCCACGGTGCTCGATTGCAATAGCTCCTGGTTCTGCTGCGCAAGAAGATATTCCTGCTGTGTCGCTACCAGATCGGGACTGTACACCGTAAACAGTGGCTCGCCCTTGCGTATATATTGATAGGTCGCGTTGGCAAAGACCTTACGGATGTAGCCCGGAAAACGTACCTGGACGTAAGAGAGCAAGCGTTCATCGATGTCCACCGTACCGGTCGCACGAAGGTCATCACTGAGTTGCTTGTATTCGACTGTGCCAGTCTTCACGCCAATACTCTGCATCCGCTCCGGCGTGAGCTGTACAGGAACAAGAGCGGCGTCCTTCGACTCCGGCATGGACATTCCGGGAATCGACGATGCAGGCGCAGCCGCGTCCGAAGTTGGTCCCGCAGCTACCGGCTGTACGTCGCTGGACATCGGCATGTTCATCACGTGAGGCTCCTTCCAGGGAGCGCGGTAGGCCCAAATCCCCACAAGAACAGCCAGAACTGCCATCCAGACGAGAGAGGTTCTCAAGACATACTTGTTCATCGCAGTGTCGCTCCTGTCAGGGATTCGAGATGGGCCAGCGCAGTCTCGTGATCGAGAAGTGTCCGCGCGTATTCGAACTTCAGGTTGAGGAGATCGGTGAAGTATGAGAGCACATGCGTGAACTGCTCTTTGTTCGAGGCATAGGCGCTCAGTGTGGCCCGGTACGCTGCGTCGGACTGAGGGGCCAGTCCCTCGCGGTACTCCTTCAGTTGCTCCTCATCGCTCGATGCCTCGACATAGAGCTGCTGAACCTGGGCGAGCTGCTGCGCGAGATGGGCGTCGAGTGTCTGCCTCGATGCGATAAGCTTTTCCTGCGCCCCCGCGATCTCCGCGTCGACCCGCTTCTTGCGCGGAAAGCGAACGTCGAAGGTGAGCATGTAGTAGTCCCGATACTTGCGGTCGGTGTTCTGATACATATAGCCGAGTTCAAAATCGGGCTTGCCCTCGCGTTTTGCGGATGCGACCTGCGCATCTTGCTTTTGAATGACCTTCGCATCGACCTGAATCTGAGGATTGTTTTTTTTCACCAGAACCAGAAGCTCATCGGAGGCTACCTTCATCGGTGTTTCCGTCAAGTCTTCGGTGACGATGTCGAGCGATTCCTGGTCGCGGTTGAGCAATCCCTTGAGATGAGCTTGTAGCTCTCCCATCTGCTGATGGTGCATGGTGATCTCATGCACGATCTTTGTGCGTTTTATCTGTGCTTCGAGCACGTCCTGCTGCATCCCTTGGCCAACCTGATAGTGGGCCGTCGCATCCTGAATGAGCTGGTCGAGAACGACTTCATTTTGACGGAAGATTCCGAGCGTATCTTGCAGGTAGGCAAGCTGGAGATAGTCGGCCTTCACCGCGTCGGCGATGCCGGCGCCGATCACTTTGACTTCCGCCTGCTTGGTATCGGCATCGCGGTCTGCCACCTGTCCACGTAGTCGCAGTTTTCCAGCATAGGGCAGTTCTTGCGAAGCACCGACGCCGAGGTAAGCGAAGTCGCTGTTGGGGTATCCGGCAAACGGCTTCGGGCTGCCAACACTCAACTGCTGATAGGTAAACTTTGGATCCGGCAGGGTAGTTACTTGCGGAGCCACCTGTCTTGCGGCCCGCGCCTCATGCTCGGCGACGGAGATTTGTGGGTTATTTGCTTGTACCTCAGCCAGGAGCTGAGACAACGGTGTGGGCGCACTTGCAGCCGTCTCCTGCCCGAAGGCAGAGAATGCGCTGGCAAGCATGAGAGCGGCGGTCCAAAAGACCACGTTCATACTGACTCCAATCTCGATGCGGTTCAGAGCATTACCGGCACGCGCAGACACCAATGCGCCTGCTCGGCAAACACAGAGCGAGAAAGGAGCGGACTAGATTCTGAGAACGGAGATAGAACTCGGTGGGGACTGTGGAGGCGAATAGTCTGCCTGTTCAGCCCAGCCCACGGCGAAAGAAGTCGGATGGAGCCACTCCGTTGCCGTCAGCCAGATTATGGCAACCGCAATCGGATGATAGCTTACCGCCTTCGTATCCAGCGCATCGTCATGAGAACTTCGAGGAGCCTTCTGGCAGCAGCCATGTGAGGCTTGCATCCCCATCGGTTCACAGTGGTTCTGCATCGTCCGGCAGCAGGCACGTTCCTCGGCATTCATCTGCACATCGGAAACCATGCAGGCCATTGCCGGAGTCAGATAGGACACCAGCAATAGAAGAACAATACCGAGTTGGCGTGCCGACTTCATGTCTTATTAAAATAGAATAGACGAAGTTGCCAATAGCCGGATGCAGGTTTATACACTCTAGCTAAATATCCAGGTTCTTCACGTCCAGTGCATTTTCTTCGATGAACTTGCGTCGGCTCTCTACATCCTCACCCATAAGAGTCGTAAAGATCTCTTCGCAGGCCGCAATGTCTTCGAGCTTCACCTGCAACAGCGTGCGTCGCTCAGGATCCATCGTCGTCTCCCATAGTTGGGGTGCTGTCATCTCACCCAGTCCCTTGTACCGTTGAACCTGATATTCCTTCTTGCCTTGTTCGATGACATACTCGAACACATCGCGTGCAGTCTTCTTCTCCACTGGATCCTGCGATGCTTTGCTCGCTCTCTTAGCCGGCTTTACCTCTGCCACCGTTCCTGGAGCAGAGGCGGTCTCCGCAACGCCTTCTTCAGAAGCAATCTCCTCGGCTTCTTCTGCAGCTGTCTCAGCTTTGGTCTTCGCTGCATACTCGATAAAGAACGGCGCTACCAGCTGCTCTTTGATCTGTGCGTGCTTAGCCAGCATCTGCCGGCTCTCCGGAGCTGAAGCCAGTGCCCAGTCAATCGTTCTTACCGCACCCTGCGCGTCGGTATAGCTCACCGAGTAGCTCCTGTGCTCCTCGTCCATCACGACATCGCCAACATTCTTGAACTGGTAGGTCTTCTGCATTCCTACCAGCCGCTCGCGCATGGCTTCCACCTTGGCGGGTGTCTCGAAGTCCACGCGTCGCACAGAATCCTTACCTTCATGAGCAAACAACTCAGCGAACGCCTGCGTCACATCGTCATTCCGTAAGCGTTTCTGTACTTTATCGAAGTAACTAAGATAGTCGTTCAACTGTCCCATGTATTTGGTAAGCGCCGCACCTTCAAGGCGGCCGCCGTCTTTGCCGTAACGAATGACCATGCCGTCGGAGGCACGCTTCACCATCACGCTTACATACTCGCGATCGTCCTTGATGTACTGCTCGAACTTACCCTTCTTAATACGATAGAGCGGTGGCTGTGCAATATAGACATGTCCACGCTTGATCAGCTCCGTCATATGACGGAAGAAGAACGTTAACAACAGCGTGCGAATGTGCGATCCGTCTACGTCGGCGTCGGTCATCAAGATCAACTTGCCATACCGCAACTTGCTGGCGTCGAAGTCGTCTTTACCAATGCCGCAGCCAAGCGCCGTAATCATGGCGCGAATCTCTTCGTGCCCCAGCATCTTGTCGTAACGAGCCTTCTCAACGTTGAGAATCTTACCCTTCAACGGCAAAATCGCCTGGAACTTCCGGTCGCGACCTTGCTTGGCCGTTCCACCGGCGCTCTCACCCTCAACGAGATAAAGCTCACACCGATCCGGTTGCCGCTCCGAGCAATCCGCCAGCTTGCCCGGCAACCCGCCGCCGTCGAGCGCACCTTTGCGGCGAGTCAGGTCGCGAGCCTTACGCGCAGCCTCACGCGCTCGTGCTGCATCAATCGCCTTGTTGATGATCTTCTTCGCAACCGAGGGATTCTGCTCCAGAAACGCACCCAACCTCTCGTTCACGAAGGCTTGCACCGTTCCGGCGATATCCGAGTTCAGCTTGCCCTTGGTCTGCCCTTCAAACTGCGGCTGCGATAGCTTTACACTGATCACAACCACAAGACCCTCGCGCACGTCGTCGCCGCTAAGGTTTTCCTTCACATCCTTGAACAGACCCAGCGACTGCCCCGCCGCATTGATCGTCCTGGTCAGTGCCGTCTTGAACCCCGAAAGATGCGTTCCACCGTCGACCGTGTTGATGTTGTTCGCAAACGTAAACACCGTCTCGGAGTAGGCGTCGTTGTACTGCAGCGCAATCTCCATGGCCACGTTATCCCGCTCGGCCTCCATGTAGATCGGCTTATCGTGCAGGACTGCCTTGCCCTTGTTCAGATGCTTGATGAACTCGGCAATCCCTCCAATGTACTTGAACTCCTGGTGCTTGTACTCACCGGTCTTCGAATCCGTCGTGCGCTGGTCGGTCAGATGGATCTCCAGCCCTTTATTCAAAAAGGCGAGCTCCCGGAGCCGTTGCGCCAGCGTGTCGTAGTTGAACTCGGTCACCGTAAAGATCGACTTGTCTGGAAGGAAGTGGACCTTTGTGCCCTTGCGAGTCGAAGACCCCATCTTGCGCAGCTTACTGATCGGCGCACCCTTCGAGTAGTCCTGCTCCCATGCATGACCATCACGCCAGATCTCGACATCGAACTCTTCGCTCAGC
This sequence is a window from Edaphobacter lichenicola. Protein-coding genes within it:
- a CDS encoding NAD(P)H-dependent flavin oxidoreductase yields the protein MGKAWNQTRVAEILGIEYPIIQGPLGGFSSQRLAAAVSNFGGLGSFGAHGLERGAISDIIAEIRSLTVKPFAMNLWVSMEDDGARTSDAAAFQRAASHLAPYISEVGGSQPSHSPYKPIRFEAQARILLDAKVPAFSFIYGIPPAEILEEAKRQGMVTLGTATTVDEATALEQAGVDIVVASGFEAGGHRGSFQQSSEDSLTGTISLVPQTVDAVSIPVVAAGGIADARGIIAALALGAEGVQMGTVFLATEDSGAHPLHREAILTGKARPTALTRGFTGRLARGIKNNLLDVMNQPGTEILPYPLQRALMRNLAIPAQKAGRADLLALWAGQSASLAHEIDVNELLKSLVTGVAARYKNCAGEGFK
- a CDS encoding RidA family protein — protein: MATLGDFFDQPRVADGASDLFRDVFGTENLPVRLVIGVASLPLGLPVELEVIFEVKG
- a CDS encoding efflux RND transporter permease subunit, whose protein sequence is MLSKIIETCARNRFLVFTAVLMLTLAGIWSLQHIPLDALPDISDVQVIVHTNWMGQPPDVIEDQVTYPIVTSLLAAPHVKAVRAQTMLGDSYVYVVFQDGTDLYWARSRVIEYLQQISGRLPENVHPSIGPDATGAGWVYEYVILDKSGKHSLSDLRSLQDWRLRYALETVPGVAEVASIGGFVRQYQVQLDPNKLLAYSIPLSTVIDRVKTSTNEVGGRVLDLSGAEYMIRGLGYLRSLDDLATVAVGSKNGTPILLRDLGTVSFGPDIREGVAEWNGGGETVGGIIVMRQGMNALNVINGVKQKLSEIAPSLPAGVVIMPGYDRSGLIDASIKTLQRDLLEEALIVSVVIFVFLFHFRSALIAILALPIAVLVSFIPMYWLGVTSNIMSLGGIALAIGVLVDASIVMVENGYRHLSERQEQGAEPVSESERRTILINAAKQVGPALFFSLLIIVVSFLPVFLLEAQEGRMFRPLAWTKTLAVGSSSILAITLVPVLMVMLIRGRLRPERVNPISRITQAIYLPILRWCLRHRWLTIAANLGFLIVTFPLATKLGSQFMPPLFEGSVLYMPTALPGISIEQAKVLLQQQDRILRSFPEVASVFGAVGRSDSATDNAPLDMYDTTVMLKPREQWAAGMTYEKLIQEMDDKLQFPGLSNTWTMPVENRLDMELTGIKTPLGLKVQGPNVDGIQQLASQIQHLLSGLPETRSVFAEKVAQGFYVNVEVNRPETARYGLTVADIQTAVASGIGGQNIVENIEGRERYPVTVRYQRDFRDNIDKMRGVLIATPSGAQIPLGQVARISFSRGPAMIRDEDGALTGYIYVDLKNTDYGGFVAKADRFLHDKLVLPANYSFQWSGEYELELRAKRRLQLILPIVFVVIFLLLYLVFHSVSEALVLIFPTIYAVSGGLLLQWLLKYNFSVAVAVGYIALFGIAVETGVVMVVYLHESLERRQQSGRPLTAADVEEAAIEGAVHRLRPKLMTVCAVLASLVPILWESGIGSDVMKPIAAPIVGGMITSTIHVLILVPVFFVMMKERALKRGTLGC
- a CDS encoding efflux RND transporter periplasmic adaptor subunit; the protein is MPESKDAALVPVQLTPERMQSIGVKTGTVEYKQLSDDLRATGTVDIDERLLSYVQVRFPGYIRKVFANATYQYIRKGEPLFTVYSPDLVATQQEYLLAQQNQELLQSSTVDGVAAGANTLSEAAEHRLAQWDVPASELAKLKETGKPVTDLTIYSPVSGFITERNALPNLYVEPSTRLYTVADLSRVWVNAQIFQDDIGRLKQGDAASITVDSYPGRTFTGQIEEILPQVDMATRTVRVRLAIANPGLKLKPGMFVNVEVKSSLGRQLVVPASAVFESGTRQIVFLNHGNGNLEPKEIAVGLRVGDNFVVLRGLGANQSIVTSANFLIDSESQLQAAAGSFVPPPPGAGANSSSANAPSVAQANIDFTTDPNPLNRGNNIFRVRLTGPGNTPFTGASVTVTFYMAAMPAMGMAPMNTSATLAEKGNGLYEGGSTLDSGGTWLVTITAQKNGKPIATKQLHVNVTGGM
- a CDS encoding TolC family protein is translated as MNVVFWTAALMLASAFSAFGQETAASAPTPLSQLLAEVQANNPQISVAEHEARAARQVAPQVTTLPDPKFTYQQLSVGSPKPFAGYPNSDFAYLGVGASQELPYAGKLRLRGQVADRDADTKQAEVKVIGAGIADAVKADYLQLAYLQDTLGIFRQNEVVLDQLIQDATAHYQVGQGMQQDVLEAQIKRTKIVHEITMHHQQMGELQAHLKGLLNRDQESLDIVTEDLTETPMKVASDELLVLVKKNNPQIQVDAKVIQKQDAQVASAKREGKPDFELGYMYQNTDRKYRDYYMLTFDVRFPRKKRVDAEIAGAQEKLIASRQTLDAHLAQQLAQVQQLYVEASSDEEQLKEYREGLAPQSDAAYRATLSAYASNKEQFTHVLSYFTDLLNLKFEYARTLLDHETALAHLESLTGATLR
- the gyrB gene encoding DNA topoisomerase (ATP-hydrolyzing) subunit B; translation: MASTAIPSEFPEDQNNPLSVPLGKPGSKKEGGGYSAENITVLEGLAAVRLRPAMYIGSTGEQGLHHLVYEVVDNSVDEALGGHATKIDVTIHVDNSITVVDDGRGIPVDDKVINGEKMPAVQVVLTMLHAGGKFDASNYKVSGGLHGVGVSCVNALSEEFDVEIWRDGHAWEQDYSKGAPISKLRKMGSSTRKGTKVHFLPDKSIFTVTEFNYDTLAQRLRELAFLNKGLEIHLTDQRTTDSKTGEYKHQEFKYIGGIAEFIKHLNKGKAVLHDKPIYMEAERDNVAMEIALQYNDAYSETVFTFANNINTVDGGTHLSGFKTALTRTINAAGQSLGLFKDVKENLSGDDVREGLVVVISVKLSQPQFEGQTKGKLNSDIAGTVQAFVNERLGAFLEQNPSVAKKIINKAIDAARAREAARKARDLTRRKGALDGGGLPGKLADCSERQPDRCELYLVEGESAGGTAKQGRDRKFQAILPLKGKILNVEKARYDKMLGHEEIRAMITALGCGIGKDDFDASKLRYGKLILMTDADVDGSHIRTLLLTFFFRHMTELIKRGHVYIAQPPLYRIKKGKFEQYIKDDREYVSVMVKRASDGMVIRYGKDGGRLEGAALTKYMGQLNDYLSYFDKVQKRLRNDDVTQAFAELFAHEGKDSVRRVDFETPAKVEAMRERLVGMQKTYQFKNVGDVVMDEEHRSYSVSYTDAQGAVRTIDWALASAPESRQMLAKHAQIKEQLVAPFFIEYAAKTKAETAAEEAEEIASEEGVAETASAPGTVAEVKPAKRASKASQDPVEKKTARDVFEYVIEQGKKEYQVQRYKGLGEMTAPQLWETTMDPERRTLLQVKLEDIAACEEIFTTLMGEDVESRRKFIEENALDVKNLDI